A region of bacterium DNA encodes the following proteins:
- a CDS encoding sigma-70 family RNA polymerase sigma factor: protein MTDRPSETGDRLAEYMPLVYGHLRKLAESRLRRERGNHTLQPTALVNEVYLKFDRQNKLDIQGRTHFLAMSATAMRQVLVDHARQRKAQKRGGDALLVELDESAVVDDGRAQDMLDLHRALEKLSELDAMEARIVEMRFFAGLTEVEIARELKVSERTVRDQWSHAKAWLRRELA from the coding sequence ATGACTGATCGCCCATCCGAGACAGGCGACCGCCTCGCCGAGTACATGCCTCTGGTCTACGGCCACCTGCGCAAGCTGGCCGAGAGCCGCCTGCGCCGCGAACGCGGCAACCACACGCTGCAGCCCACGGCGCTGGTCAACGAGGTCTACCTCAAGTTCGACCGCCAGAACAAGCTCGACATCCAGGGGCGGACGCACTTCCTGGCCATGTCGGCCACGGCTATGCGCCAGGTGCTGGTGGACCACGCGCGGCAGCGGAAAGCGCAGAAGCGCGGCGGCGACGCGCTGCTGGTGGAGCTTGACGAGTCGGCGGTCGTCGACGACGGCCGCGCGCAGGACATGCTCGACCTGCATCGCGCGCTGGAGAAGCTGTCCGAACTCGACGCGATGGAGGCGCGCATCGTCGAGATGCGCTTCTTCGCCGGGCTGACCGAGGTCGAGATCGCGCGCGAACTGAAGGTCTCCGAGCGGACGGTCAGGGACCAGTGGAGCCACGCGAAGGCGTGGCTGCGGCGCGAGTTGGCCTGA
- a CDS encoding ATP-binding cassette domain-containing protein, with protein sequence MALLELKSVNLSLGGPPVLDQVDLGVEKGERICLLGRNGEGKTTLLRLLAGEMRPDSGEVIRRSGMGIGFLPQEVPADLSGPVREVVAGGLAGRAELATGESWRLEHLVETILEQAGLDGKAEFTALSMGNKRRVLLARALVGEPELLLLDEPTNHLDIDAIAWLEEQLRRFEGTLFFVTHDRAFLRGMAGRVIELDRGRLRDWTCDYDTFLRRRDETLRAERAQWAEFDRKLAEEEVWIRQGVRERRTRNEGRVRALKAMREERRERRERLGDAVLQLQEAERSGKLVLKAEHLDFSWGDKVIVSDFSTAIMRGDRVGLLGPNGAGKTTLLQLLLGRLQPAAGTVRHGTNLQIAYLDQQRAQLDETKTVQENVCGVGDTIMLNGRSLHVITYLQNFLFTPDRARSPLTRLSGGERNRLLLAKLFTQPANLLVLDEPTNDLDLETLDLLEELVLEFSGTLLVVSHDREFLDNVTTSTLALEGNGLVSETVGGYADWLRVSRVAKQAEAERERRERKAAAPVRPEAAPAGDKPRKLTWKENQELAGLPAKIEAMEADLAALHGRLADPALYREAGGEVPGLQARLGELAGELATVYARWEDLESRQG encoded by the coding sequence ATGGCCCTGCTCGAACTCAAATCGGTCAACCTGTCCCTCGGTGGACCGCCCGTGCTCGACCAGGTGGACCTGGGCGTCGAGAAGGGCGAGCGCATCTGCCTGCTCGGCCGCAACGGCGAGGGCAAGACCACCCTGCTGCGCCTGCTGGCGGGGGAGATGCGACCGGATTCGGGCGAGGTCATCCGCCGTTCCGGCATGGGCATCGGCTTCCTGCCGCAGGAAGTGCCGGCAGACCTGTCCGGCCCCGTGCGCGAGGTGGTGGCCGGCGGCCTGGCCGGCCGGGCCGAGCTGGCGACCGGCGAGAGCTGGCGGCTGGAGCACCTGGTCGAGACGATCCTCGAACAGGCGGGCCTGGACGGGAAGGCGGAGTTCACGGCGCTCTCGATGGGCAACAAGCGGCGCGTGCTGCTGGCGCGCGCGCTGGTGGGCGAGCCCGAACTGCTGCTGCTCGACGAGCCGACGAACCACCTGGACATCGACGCCATCGCCTGGCTCGAAGAGCAGCTGCGCCGGTTCGAGGGCACGCTGTTCTTCGTCACGCACGATCGTGCGTTCCTGCGGGGGATGGCCGGGCGCGTCATCGAGCTGGACCGCGGCCGCCTGCGCGACTGGACCTGCGACTACGACACCTTCCTGCGCCGCCGCGACGAGACCCTGCGCGCCGAGCGCGCCCAGTGGGCCGAGTTCGACCGCAAGCTGGCCGAGGAGGAAGTGTGGATTCGCCAGGGAGTGCGGGAACGCCGCACCCGCAACGAAGGCCGCGTGCGCGCCCTGAAGGCGATGCGCGAGGAACGCCGTGAGCGCCGCGAACGGCTGGGCGATGCGGTGCTGCAGCTGCAGGAGGCCGAACGCAGCGGCAAGCTGGTGCTGAAGGCGGAGCACCTGGACTTTTCCTGGGGCGACAAGGTCATCGTCAGCGACTTCAGCACGGCGATCATGCGCGGCGATCGCGTGGGCCTGCTGGGCCCGAACGGCGCCGGCAAGACCACGCTGCTGCAACTGCTGCTGGGGCGCCTGCAGCCGGCCGCCGGCACGGTGCGCCACGGCACGAACCTGCAGATCGCCTACCTGGACCAGCAGCGCGCCCAGCTCGACGAGACGAAGACGGTGCAGGAGAATGTCTGCGGTGTGGGCGACACCATCATGCTCAACGGGCGCAGCCTGCACGTGATCACCTACCTGCAGAACTTCCTGTTCACGCCCGATCGCGCGCGCAGTCCGCTGACGCGGCTTTCCGGAGGCGAGCGCAACCGCCTGCTGCTGGCCAAGCTGTTCACGCAGCCGGCCAACCTGCTGGTGCTCGACGAGCCGACCAACGACCTGGACCTGGAGACGCTCGACCTGCTCGAGGAGCTGGTGCTGGAGTTCAGCGGCACGCTGCTGGTGGTCAGCCACGACCGTGAGTTCCTGGACAACGTCACGACCAGCACCCTGGCGCTCGAAGGCAACGGCCTCGTGTCCGAGACGGTGGGCGGCTATGCCGACTGGCTGCGCGTGTCGCGCGTGGCGAAGCAGGCCGAGGCCGAAAGGGAGCGGCGGGAGCGGAAGGCTGCGGCGCCGGTGCGCCCGGAAGCGGCCCCGGCCGGCGACAAGCCGCGCAAGCTGACCTGGAAGGAGAACCAGGAACTGGCGGGGCTGCCGGCGAAGATCGAGGCCATGGAGGCGGATCTGGCTGCCCTCCACGGGCGCCTGGCCGATCCAGCCCTCTACCGCGAGGCGGGCGGCGAGGTTCCCGGGCTCCAGGCCCGGCTTGGGGAACTGGCGGGGGAACTGGCGACGGTCTATGCGCGGTGGGAGGATCTGGAGTCGCGGCAGGGTTGA
- a CDS encoding HAMP domain-containing histidine kinase yields MTATANTRLSALTARLQALSEGRPAPANSAVPAGGALADPDPAQLDAASLLTLVRAAERLADDAEAMRAFSAALAGGDLDFSPPPRVHLLGPLKALQSSLRHLTWQTREVAGGHLEHRVDFLGEFSVAFNSMIDSLRAKRQAEAEALHATRQAGIGQVANASAHEINSVIQYMVSNLQYLAEVIPLQPAADDTAAADIRAALAETLEGAERIGLTVTALREFSNTEGSATTDLNRAVSNTHLVARHTCQSVGAVELDLQPGLPVVAGRAADVCQVVLQLLTNAARAVAGPASPGRGRIAVSTGRCGGFVRLQVVDNGCGIPADCREKVFELFFSGWPEGTGRGLGLPICRDIVINRLGGRLQIDDAPGGGTVVTVDLRCAG; encoded by the coding sequence GTGACCGCGACCGCGAACACGCGCCTGTCGGCGCTGACGGCGCGCCTGCAGGCCCTGTCCGAAGGGCGGCCGGCGCCGGCAAACAGTGCCGTGCCGGCTGGTGGTGCCCTCGCTGATCCCGACCCCGCCCAGCTCGACGCCGCTTCGCTGCTCACGCTCGTCAGGGCCGCCGAGCGCCTTGCCGATGACGCCGAGGCCATGCGCGCCTTTTCTGCGGCCCTGGCAGGGGGAGACCTGGACTTCTCGCCCCCGCCGCGCGTCCACCTGCTCGGCCCCCTCAAGGCGCTGCAGTCCAGCCTGCGTCACCTGACCTGGCAGACGCGCGAGGTCGCCGGAGGGCATCTCGAGCATCGCGTCGACTTCCTGGGCGAGTTCTCCGTCGCCTTCAACAGCATGATCGATTCGCTGCGCGCCAAGCGGCAGGCCGAAGCCGAGGCGCTGCACGCCACGCGGCAGGCCGGCATCGGCCAGGTGGCGAACGCTTCCGCCCACGAGATCAACTCGGTCATCCAGTACATGGTCTCCAACCTGCAGTACCTGGCCGAAGTGATCCCGCTGCAACCCGCGGCGGATGACACCGCAGCCGCCGACATCCGGGCCGCGCTGGCCGAGACCCTCGAGGGGGCCGAGCGCATCGGGCTGACGGTGACGGCGCTGCGCGAGTTCTCGAACACCGAAGGCAGCGCGACGACCGACCTCAATCGCGCGGTGTCCAACACCCATCTCGTGGCGCGCCACACCTGCCAGTCGGTCGGCGCGGTCGAGCTCGACCTGCAGCCGGGGTTGCCGGTCGTCGCGGGCCGCGCGGCCGATGTGTGCCAGGTGGTCCTGCAGCTGCTCACCAACGCAGCCCGCGCCGTCGCCGGGCCGGCAAGTCCGGGGCGCGGTCGGATCGCGGTGTCCACCGGACGCTGCGGCGGGTTCGTACGCCTGCAGGTGGTCGACAACGGTTGCGGCATCCCCGCAGACTGTCGGGAGAAGGTGTTCGAGCTCTTCTTCAGCGGCTGGCCGGAAGGCACCGGCCGCGGGCTCGGCCTGCCCATCTGTCGCGACATCGTGATAAACCGCCTTGGAGGCCGCCTGCAGATCGACGATGCCCCCGGCGGCGGAACGGTCGTGACCGTCGACCTGCGCTGCGCCGGCTAA
- a CDS encoding insulinase family protein has product MRSILFLAALIGLAAGGSMAATLPVETYTLPNGLTVILHEDHSQPMVTINTWFAVGSKDESPGRTGFAHLFEHLMFMGTERVPDNQFDMLMERGGGANNASTSNDRTNYYSWGPRSLLPTLLWLDADRLEGLSRAMTQEKLDLQRNVVRNERRQSYENQPYGAAELMVSDAMWPQGHPYHHPVIGSHEDLEAATVEDVKGFFDTYYVPGNASLVVAGDFDPAEAKKLIASTFGAVPVRPLPEHRTAAPVTLEREVRRLATDRVRFPRLYLVWHSPAAYQDGDADMDVLSSVLAAGTTGRLVERLVMKDQLAQSVQVYQDSRELGSEFHIEATAAEGADLEHIKQVVLEEIARLQKEGPTAAELARVKAATESGYLRMKENLDRRADLLNAYRAAYGEANSFDRDLARRLAPTSESVQKWAREVLGEGRLDLRVLPLAAEATTASLDQRPGNLPEIPAEPAVPVKLTLKNGQPLYVVSKPGSGLFSGHVIIDGGERMLDAGQAGLASLSATLVTRGAGKLDATAYADAVTTLGARIQATSGTNSVTLGVSGLTSRLDATLALMADALLRPTLGAADFDREKELALAGIRARTENAGRVAQAVGRAALYGAGDPRGRPSEGHETTVAKLTREDVVQWTPKLFAPARATLVFAGDFTPEQIKAALDRALGAWKGGEATVVAAPAPLTAPKPGLLLVDRPGAPQTVISIWRPVTAPDGADRVKRQCINTLFGASFTSRLNQNIREKNGFSYGARSGFAEDAGQWVLTSGSSVQTKVTGPALTEFKHEFEGLATGNVTADELEKAVRTVRFELETSGDTTAASAEVVANLVRNGRPSDAVRQDLAQVPGIDLAAANALARSGLYRWDDLLVVLVGDKAEVLPQLAAAGFPVPKIVDADGQPLP; this is encoded by the coding sequence ATGCGTTCGATCCTGTTCCTGGCCGCCCTGATCGGGCTGGCTGCTGGAGGCTCCATGGCCGCGACGCTCCCGGTCGAGACCTACACCCTGCCCAACGGACTGACCGTGATCCTGCACGAGGACCACTCCCAGCCGATGGTCACGATCAACACCTGGTTCGCCGTCGGCTCGAAGGACGAGTCTCCCGGGCGCACGGGCTTCGCGCACCTGTTCGAGCACCTGATGTTCATGGGTACCGAGCGGGTGCCCGACAACCAGTTCGACATGCTCATGGAGCGCGGCGGCGGCGCCAACAACGCCTCGACGAGCAATGACCGCACGAACTACTACTCGTGGGGGCCGCGCTCGCTGTTGCCGACGCTGCTGTGGCTCGACGCCGACCGGCTCGAGGGGCTCAGCCGCGCCATGACGCAGGAGAAGCTCGACCTTCAGCGCAACGTCGTGCGCAACGAGCGCCGCCAGAGCTACGAGAACCAGCCCTACGGCGCCGCCGAACTGATGGTCTCTGACGCCATGTGGCCCCAGGGCCATCCCTACCATCACCCGGTGATCGGCAGCCATGAAGACCTTGAGGCCGCCACCGTGGAGGACGTGAAGGGCTTCTTCGACACCTACTACGTGCCCGGCAACGCCTCGCTGGTCGTGGCCGGCGACTTCGACCCCGCCGAGGCGAAGAAGCTCATCGCCTCCACGTTCGGCGCCGTGCCCGTGCGGCCGCTGCCCGAACACCGCACCGCGGCGCCCGTCACGCTCGAGCGCGAGGTGCGCCGCCTGGCCACCGATCGCGTGCGCTTCCCGCGCCTCTACCTGGTCTGGCACTCGCCGGCCGCGTACCAGGACGGCGATGCCGACATGGACGTCCTGTCGTCGGTGCTCGCCGCCGGGACCACCGGTCGCCTGGTCGAGCGCCTGGTGATGAAGGACCAGCTGGCGCAGTCGGTCCAGGTCTACCAGGACAGCCGCGAACTGGGCTCCGAGTTCCACATCGAGGCCACAGCGGCTGAAGGCGCTGACCTCGAGCACATCAAGCAGGTGGTGCTGGAGGAGATCGCGCGCCTGCAGAAGGAGGGCCCCACGGCCGCCGAGCTGGCCCGCGTCAAGGCCGCGACCGAGTCGGGTTACCTGCGCATGAAGGAGAACCTCGACCGTCGCGCCGACCTCCTCAACGCGTATCGCGCCGCCTACGGCGAGGCGAACAGCTTCGACCGCGACCTGGCGCGCCGCCTGGCGCCGACGTCCGAATCGGTGCAGAAGTGGGCGCGCGAGGTGCTCGGCGAAGGTCGCCTCGACCTGCGCGTGCTGCCGCTCGCAGCCGAGGCGACCACTGCCAGCCTCGACCAGCGGCCCGGCAACCTGCCCGAAATCCCGGCCGAACCGGCGGTGCCGGTGAAGCTCACGCTGAAGAACGGGCAGCCCCTGTACGTGGTGAGCAAGCCGGGCAGCGGCCTGTTCTCGGGACATGTCATCATCGACGGTGGCGAGCGGATGCTCGACGCCGGACAAGCCGGGCTGGCTTCATTGAGCGCCACGCTGGTCACGCGCGGTGCCGGCAAGCTCGACGCCACGGCCTATGCCGATGCGGTGACGACGCTGGGCGCCCGCATCCAGGCGACGAGCGGCACCAACTCGGTGACGCTGGGCGTGTCGGGGCTCACCTCGCGCCTTGATGCCACGCTGGCGCTCATGGCCGACGCGCTCCTGCGCCCGACCCTCGGCGCCGCGGACTTCGACCGCGAGAAGGAACTCGCCCTGGCCGGCATCCGCGCCCGCACGGAGAATGCGGGTCGTGTGGCGCAGGCCGTTGGTCGTGCGGCGCTGTACGGCGCCGGCGACCCGCGCGGCCGCCCCTCCGAAGGCCACGAGACCACGGTGGCGAAGTTGACGCGCGAGGACGTGGTGCAGTGGACGCCGAAGCTGTTCGCCCCCGCGCGCGCCACGCTGGTGTTTGCCGGCGACTTCACGCCCGAGCAGATCAAGGCCGCACTCGATCGCGCGCTCGGCGCCTGGAAGGGCGGCGAGGCGACGGTGGTCGCGGCGCCGGCGCCTCTCACCGCGCCGAAGCCCGGCCTGCTGCTGGTCGACCGCCCGGGCGCCCCGCAGACGGTGATCTCGATCTGGCGTCCGGTCACGGCTCCCGACGGTGCCGACCGCGTGAAGCGCCAGTGCATCAACACGCTGTTCGGAGCCTCGTTCACCAGCCGGCTCAACCAGAACATCCGCGAGAAGAACGGCTTCTCGTACGGTGCGCGCTCTGGCTTCGCCGAGGATGCCGGCCAGTGGGTGCTGACCTCCGGCTCTTCGGTGCAGACAAAGGTCACCGGCCCGGCGCTGACCGAGTTCAAACACGAGTTCGAGGGACTGGCCACCGGCAACGTCACCGCCGACGAGCTCGAGAAGGCCGTGCGCACCGTGCGCTTCGAGCTGGAGACGTCTGGCGACACGACGGCCGCGTCGGCGGAAGTGGTGGCCAACCTTGTGCGCAACGGCCGTCCCTCCGACGCCGTGCGCCAGGACCTGGCCCAGGTGCCCGGCATCGACCTCGCCGCGGCGAACGCGCTGGCGCGGTCGGGCCTCTACCGCTGGGACGACCTGCTGGTGGTGCTGGTCGGCGACAAGGCCGAGGTGCTGCCGCAGCTGGCGGCGGCCGGGTTCCCGGTGCCGAAGATTGTCGATGCTGACGGGCAGCCGCTGCCCTAG
- a CDS encoding cache domain-containing protein, producing the protein MLDRLSLSRRILTLGIGIVVCFTALLGWLYPQLRSSIYDSKRVALRQLVESATSAVAFHVEAAKRGEMSEEEAKARALTALRCLRYDGDNYFWVNDTVPAMVMHPMKPELDGKDLREYKDPDGTFLFRDMAAVCRTEGAGYVNYRWAKPKHDDPVPKSSYVKLVPEWGWIVGSGMYLDDVAAEANRALFLVFGVAGVLIAISVTLSWLLARSISRPINLAIAGLREGAANVFASASDIADASGAVAESTTEQAASLQETSASVQQIAATTRHNADSTRQADELAAAASVSAARGNEAMSGMRDAIAAIKQSSDETARIIKVIDEIAFQTNLLALNAAVEAARAGEAGKGFAVVAEEVRNLAQRSAEAARNTNGLIDQSRGHADAGVRASTEFAAILGGMTAAIDSLAGILGEVTRASSLQADGIGQIGNAMEQLDTVTQRNASSSEDLSAAGQQLSSQAATLQEIVQSLESVVSGTH; encoded by the coding sequence ATGCTGGACCGCCTGTCCCTTTCGCGACGCATCCTGACGCTGGGCATCGGCATTGTCGTCTGCTTCACGGCGCTGCTGGGCTGGCTGTATCCCCAGCTGCGCTCGTCGATCTACGATTCGAAGCGGGTGGCCCTGCGCCAGCTGGTGGAGTCGGCGACCAGCGCCGTTGCCTTCCACGTCGAAGCCGCGAAGCGCGGCGAGATGAGCGAGGAGGAGGCGAAGGCGCGCGCTCTCACAGCGCTTCGCTGCCTGCGCTACGACGGCGACAACTACTTCTGGGTGAACGACACCGTGCCCGCCATGGTCATGCACCCGATGAAGCCCGAGCTGGACGGCAAGGACCTGCGCGAGTACAAGGACCCGGACGGCACCTTCCTGTTCCGGGACATGGCCGCCGTCTGCCGGACCGAAGGCGCCGGCTACGTGAACTACCGCTGGGCCAAGCCGAAGCACGATGACCCGGTGCCCAAGAGCAGCTACGTGAAGCTGGTGCCGGAGTGGGGCTGGATCGTCGGCTCGGGCATGTACCTGGATGATGTCGCCGCAGAGGCCAACCGGGCGCTGTTCCTCGTCTTCGGCGTCGCCGGGGTGCTGATCGCGATCAGTGTCACGCTGTCGTGGCTGCTGGCGCGCTCCATCTCGCGGCCGATCAACCTGGCCATCGCGGGCCTGCGCGAGGGCGCCGCCAACGTGTTCGCCAGCGCCAGCGACATTGCCGACGCCAGCGGCGCCGTGGCCGAGAGCACCACCGAACAGGCGGCATCGCTGCAGGAAACGTCGGCTTCGGTGCAACAGATCGCCGCCACGACGCGGCACAACGCCGACAGCACGCGGCAGGCCGACGAACTGGCGGCAGCGGCAAGCGTCTCGGCAGCGCGCGGCAATGAGGCGATGTCGGGCATGCGCGACGCGATTGCCGCCATCAAGCAGTCGTCCGACGAAACCGCGCGCATCATCAAGGTGATCGACGAGATCGCGTTCCAGACCAACCTGCTGGCCCTGAATGCCGCGGTGGAGGCGGCGCGCGCCGGCGAGGCGGGCAAGGGCTTCGCCGTCGTGGCCGAGGAGGTGCGCAATCTGGCGCAGCGGAGCGCCGAGGCGGCGCGCAACACGAACGGACTGATCGACCAGTCGCGCGGCCATGCCGACGCGGGCGTTCGGGCGAGCACCGAGTTCGCCGCGATCCTCGGCGGCATGACGGCCGCCATCGACAGCCTGGCCGGCATCCTGGGCGAGGTCACGCGTGCGTCGAGCCTGCAGGCGGACGGCATCGGCCAGATCGGCAACGCCATGGAGCAGCTCGATACGGTCACGCAGAGGAACGCGAGCAGTTCCGAGGATCTCTCGGCGGCCGGGCAGCAGCTCAGTTCGCAGGCGGCGACGCTGCAGGAGATCGTGCAGTCGCTGGAGTCGGTGGTGTCGGGAACGCATTGA
- a CDS encoding chemotaxis protein, protein MLAELNAAREVYGKKRSELLEASRAATTPEESAVVLGRARDELQPLVVRYANSINAIWEREEAESLESANTIAAASSRTTLLTIIAVAIALAAGALLSFGLVRGITSVLRRVSQELGDGSRQVVAAATQVASAAQSLAQGASEQAAAIEQTSASIEQMSSVTLHNADNADKVNQLARQARDAAEKGAGDMTHMSEAMVAIQSGSDDIARIIKTIDEIAFQTNILALNAAVEAARAGEAGRGFAVVAEEVRGLAHRSAQAARESTTRISDAVSRTHQGVAISGQVGAALNEIVAHVRHVDELAASVASASREQSQGISQVNLAVGQMDKVTQSNAAGAEESASAAEELNAQAEAMRVTVLELERLAGCGGNATTPAAAPKKRTAVRPAAAAAAPRRTTAPAPARAKAPAPRAAARTPQRVPDQVLVPSDAEWDDKSMDDWNDL, encoded by the coding sequence CTGCTGGCCGAACTCAACGCGGCCCGCGAAGTGTACGGCAAGAAGCGTTCGGAACTTCTCGAAGCCAGCCGTGCAGCGACGACGCCCGAGGAGTCCGCTGTCGTCCTGGGGCGCGCCAGGGACGAGCTGCAGCCGCTGGTGGTGCGGTACGCCAATTCCATCAACGCCATCTGGGAGCGTGAAGAGGCTGAATCCCTCGAGTCGGCGAACACCATCGCGGCGGCCAGTTCGCGCACCACGCTGCTGACGATCATCGCGGTCGCCATCGCGCTGGCAGCGGGCGCTCTTCTCTCGTTCGGCCTCGTGCGCGGCATCACGTCGGTGCTGCGCCGCGTCAGCCAGGAGCTCGGCGACGGCTCGCGTCAGGTCGTGGCGGCCGCCACGCAGGTGGCGAGCGCCGCACAGTCACTGGCCCAGGGCGCCAGCGAGCAGGCGGCGGCCATCGAGCAGACCAGCGCCTCGATCGAGCAGATGTCCAGCGTGACGCTGCACAACGCCGACAACGCCGACAAGGTGAACCAGCTGGCGCGCCAGGCCCGCGACGCGGCCGAGAAGGGCGCCGGCGACATGACGCACATGTCGGAGGCCATGGTCGCCATCCAGTCGGGCAGCGACGACATCGCGCGCATCATCAAGACCATCGACGAGATCGCCTTCCAGACCAACATCCTGGCGCTGAACGCCGCGGTCGAAGCGGCCCGCGCCGGCGAGGCCGGGCGCGGCTTCGCGGTCGTGGCCGAGGAAGTGCGCGGCCTGGCGCACCGCAGTGCGCAGGCGGCCCGCGAATCGACCACGCGCATCAGCGACGCCGTCAGTCGCACCCACCAGGGCGTCGCCATCAGCGGCCAGGTCGGTGCCGCGTTGAACGAGATCGTGGCCCACGTGCGGCATGTGGACGAACTGGCCGCCTCGGTGGCCAGCGCTTCGCGCGAGCAGAGCCAGGGCATCTCGCAGGTGAACCTTGCGGTGGGCCAGATGGACAAGGTCACGCAGTCGAACGCCGCCGGCGCCGAGGAGAGCGCGAGCGCCGCCGAGGAACTGAACGCGCAGGCCGAGGCCATGCGCGTGACGGTGCTGGAGCTGGAGCGTCTGGCGGGATGCGGCGGCAACGCGACGACGCCGGCCGCGGCGCCCAAGAAGCGCACGGCTGTGCGGCCGGCAGCGGCAGCGGCGGCGCCCCGCAGGACGACGGCACCGGCCCCGGCGCGCGCCAAGGCGCCGGCCCCGCGGGCGGCCGCCCGCACGCCGCAGCGCGTGCCCGACCAGGTGCTGGTGCCGAGCGACGCCGAGTGGGACGACAAGTCGATGGATGACTGGAACGACCTGTAG
- a CDS encoding methyl-accepting chemotaxis protein, with amino-acid sequence MSLRLKLLLGVGVSALAFVVFAILSWNTIGATKVNGPAYARIVEGKDLIADVLPPPEYIVEAYLVAYQMADADSPAVATELAGRMRTLRQEHGDRHKYWEDSDISGRVRTLLLEDSYTPAQQFFVIVDRDLVPAASRGDRARARAVLHGQLDPLFRQHRTAIDEVVKLANSQLATDEKNVAALLRARAGWLAVVAAFAAAALAFLAFMVNRIAVTITRRLGGAVEFAAAMARGDLTGTLPEGPEDEVGRLIRALNAMGRSFRGVIAEITGGIQTVASASTELSAVAGSMSNGVHEMNELAGTMSETAGNFSAGAQDVAANMQQATANLHTVAAATGELSETVGSIANSSERARAVSEDASRQAIEISRTMDELERAAKEIGNVTETISHISSQTNLLALNATIEAAHAGDAGRGFAVVASEIKELARQTTVAADDIQRRIAAVQKSTSSAATDINAITGIIAQMSEFTGTIAAAIEEQTAVTREVASSIAAANGGVSSSNAHMSEIASGSETIADGIARVNTGLGEIDSAGRQVDASATELSRLGEALRVSVGRFRYEETVGAGSR; translated from the coding sequence ATGAGTCTCCGCCTCAAGCTGCTGCTCGGCGTGGGAGTTTCCGCGCTGGCATTCGTCGTCTTCGCCATCCTGTCCTGGAACACGATCGGGGCCACCAAGGTCAACGGCCCGGCCTATGCCCGGATCGTCGAAGGCAAGGACCTGATCGCCGATGTGCTGCCGCCCCCCGAGTACATCGTCGAAGCCTACCTGGTGGCCTACCAGATGGCCGACGCGGATTCGCCGGCAGTGGCGACGGAGCTGGCGGGCCGGATGCGCACCCTGCGCCAGGAGCACGGCGATCGGCACAAGTACTGGGAAGACTCCGACATCAGTGGGCGAGTGCGGACGCTGCTGCTCGAGGACTCCTACACGCCGGCTCAACAGTTCTTCGTGATCGTCGACCGCGACCTGGTGCCGGCCGCCTCGCGCGGCGATCGCGCCCGTGCCCGCGCCGTCCTGCACGGGCAGCTCGACCCGCTGTTCCGCCAGCACCGCACGGCCATCGATGAAGTCGTGAAGCTGGCGAACAGCCAGCTGGCGACCGACGAGAAGAATGTGGCGGCGCTGCTGCGCGCGCGGGCCGGCTGGCTGGCCGTGGTGGCTGCCTTCGCTGCCGCCGCCCTCGCCTTCCTGGCCTTCATGGTGAACCGGATCGCTGTCACCATCACCCGGCGCCTGGGTGGAGCCGTGGAGTTCGCGGCCGCGATGGCGCGCGGCGACCTGACCGGCACGCTGCCGGAGGGCCCCGAGGACGAGGTCGGGCGCCTGATCCGCGCCTTGAATGCCATGGGGCGCTCGTTCCGCGGTGTCATCGCCGAGATCACGGGCGGGATCCAGACCGTCGCTTCGGCCTCGACCGAGCTGTCGGCGGTGGCCGGCAGCATGTCGAACGGCGTGCACGAGATGAACGAGCTTGCCGGCACCATGAGCGAGACCGCCGGCAACTTCAGCGCCGGTGCCCAGGACGTGGCCGCGAACATGCAGCAGGCGACCGCCAACCTGCACACTGTCGCCGCCGCCACGGGCGAACTGAGCGAGACCGTCGGGAGCATCGCCAACAGTTCCGAGCGGGCGCGCGCCGTCAGCGAGGACGCTTCGCGCCAGGCCATCGAGATCAGCCGGACCATGGACGAGCTGGAGCGGGCCGCCAAGGAGATCGGCAACGTGACCGAGACGATCTCCCACATCTCCTCGCAGACCAACCTGCTGGCGCTCAACGCGACCATCGAGGCGGCCCACGCCGGCGACGCCGGGCGCGGCTTCGCGGTGGTCGCCAGCGAGATCAAGGAACTGGCGCGCCAGACCACGGTGGCGGCCGACGACATCCAGCGGCGCATTGCGGCCGTGCAGAAGTCGACGAGCAGCGCGGCGACCGACATCAACGCCATCACCGGCATCATTGCCCAGATGAGCGAGTTCACGGGCACGATCGCCGCGGCCATCGAGGAACAGACGGCCGTGACCCGCGAGGTGGCGTCGAGCATCGCGGCGGCCAACGGCGGCGTGTCCAGCTCGAACGCGCACATGTCGGAGATCGCCTCCGGGTCGGAGACCATCGCCGACGGGATCGCGCGCGTGAACACGGGCCTCGGCGAGATCGACAGCGCCGGCCGCCAGGTCGACGCGAGTGCGACCGAGCTGTCGCGTCTCGGCGAGGCGTTGCGCGTTTCGGTGGGGCGCTTCCGCTACGAGGAGACCGTGGGCGCCGGCTCCCGCTGA